One genomic window of Rhodothermia bacterium includes the following:
- a CDS encoding NAD(P)/FAD-dependent oxidoreductase, producing MRHHQVLIIGGGNAGISIASQLYRKDKRLDIAIVDPAEKHYYQPAWTLVGGGTFDVAKTVRPQADVMPSYVKWIQAACTGFTPEENVVTLSDGDQISYDHLVVCPGIQLNWDKVKGLRSAIENRQGVSSNYRFEWAPQTWELIRGYTGKGKALFTAPSTPIKCGGAPQKIMYLAADHFRKNGLLKHDSVHFYSGGTVIFAVPEFAKTLNEVVKRYDIETHFGHNLVEVRGDEKIAVFETEVFDHHAHQQKLERMGCVVVDTSHDGRIVQVGVPYEIMHATPPQSAPDFIKNSPLSVPENAFGWLDINKHTLQHNRFANIWGAGDATSTPNAKTGAAIRKQAPVLVENLLSSIQNRQGSGHYTGYGSCPLVTGYHKLVLAEFDYDNKPMTSFPFDQTKERFSMWLLKKNLLPYLYWNKILKGTA from the coding sequence ATGCGTCATCATCAGGTTTTAATTATCGGCGGCGGTAATGCCGGTATCTCAATTGCATCACAACTTTACCGTAAAGACAAGCGTTTGGACATTGCGATCGTAGATCCGGCAGAAAAACACTATTACCAACCCGCTTGGACTTTGGTGGGAGGAGGGACATTTGATGTCGCAAAAACAGTACGTCCGCAAGCCGACGTAATGCCCTCGTATGTTAAATGGATTCAGGCCGCTTGTACTGGTTTTACGCCCGAAGAAAACGTTGTAACACTCTCGGATGGGGATCAAATCAGTTATGATCATTTGGTCGTTTGTCCGGGTATCCAGCTCAATTGGGACAAGGTTAAGGGGCTTCGGTCTGCGATTGAGAACCGACAAGGAGTGTCCAGTAATTACCGCTTTGAGTGGGCGCCCCAAACGTGGGAGTTGATCCGAGGCTATACAGGTAAAGGGAAAGCCCTCTTTACAGCACCGAGTACACCGATTAAATGTGGCGGTGCTCCTCAAAAAATCATGTATTTGGCGGCTGATCATTTCCGCAAAAATGGCCTATTAAAACACGATAGTGTACATTTTTATTCTGGTGGAACTGTAATTTTTGCAGTACCAGAATTTGCCAAAACCCTAAACGAGGTTGTTAAGCGGTATGACATCGAAACCCATTTCGGACACAACCTTGTGGAAGTTCGAGGCGACGAGAAAATTGCTGTTTTTGAGACAGAAGTCTTTGACCACCATGCTCACCAACAGAAATTAGAACGGATGGGGTGCGTTGTGGTGGACACAAGCCACGACGGACGCATAGTCCAAGTGGGTGTTCCTTACGAAATCATGCACGCCACGCCGCCACAAAGCGCACCGGATTTCATCAAGAATAGCCCGCTATCCGTACCCGAAAATGCTTTCGGCTGGCTGGACATCAACAAACACACCTTGCAACACAATCGTTTTGCGAATATTTGGGGTGCTGGCGATGCAACCAGTACCCCAAATGCAAAAACAGGTGCGGCAATCCGAAAACAAGCCCCTGTCTTGGTAGAAAACCTCTTGTCTTCTATACAAAACAGGCAGGGAAGTGGCCATTACACGGGCTATGGTTCATGCCCATTGGTTACAGGCTACCACAAATTGGTTCTGGCAGAGTTTGACTACGACAACAAGCCAATGACGTCTTTTCCTTTTGACCAAACAAAGGAACGCTTCTCTATGTGGTTGTTAAAAAAGAACTTATTGCCCTATTTGTATTGGAACAAAATTCTCAAAGGAACTGCATAA